A part of Streptomyces sp. NBC_01451 genomic DNA contains:
- a CDS encoding GTP-binding protein yields the protein MTQFPQPAGRTALKLVVAGGFGVGKTTAIGAISDIKPLRTEEVLTAHSAATDSLDGVEAKTTTTVAFDFGRVGWDDPEHLELYLFGTPGQPRFWNLWHDLSAGAFGAVVLADTRRLESSYPAADFFEQLGLPFVIAVNRFPGAAPRTLPEIREAFDVGDNIPVIFCDARNPHSVAGVLLTLIRHALALATDDSALLDAR from the coding sequence GTGACGCAGTTCCCTCAGCCTGCCGGGCGCACAGCCCTGAAGCTGGTTGTCGCCGGAGGATTCGGCGTCGGCAAGACCACCGCGATCGGCGCCATCAGCGACATCAAGCCGTTGAGAACCGAAGAAGTCCTCACCGCGCACAGCGCGGCCACCGACAGTCTGGACGGTGTCGAGGCCAAGACGACCACGACGGTCGCCTTCGATTTCGGCCGTGTCGGCTGGGACGACCCTGAACACCTGGAGCTGTACCTCTTCGGCACTCCGGGACAGCCGCGGTTCTGGAACCTGTGGCACGACCTCTCCGCGGGGGCCTTCGGCGCCGTGGTCCTGGCCGACACCCGCCGCCTGGAGAGCAGCTACCCGGCAGCCGACTTCTTCGAACAGCTCGGCCTGCCCTTCGTCATCGCCGTCAACCGCTTCCCCGGGGCTGCCCCGCGCACCCTGCCCGAGATCCGCGAAGCCTTCGACGTAGGCGACAACATCCCCGTGATCTTCTGCGATGCCCGCAACCCCCATTCCGTGGCCGGCGTCCTGCTCACCCTGATCAGACACGCACTGGCCCTGGCCACCGACGACTCAGCCCTCTTGGACGCGAGATGA
- a CDS encoding roadblock/LC7 domain-containing protein: MTYDMTGAVAPAASPDAVKGQMTRLLDDFVAGTVGVSHALLGSRDGLKQVFSSHMDPDWADELAATFSGMSGLAKGVTGPTGKQVPAQQILLEREDVMFLVTNAGVGSTFHQSGKTVATVLVVLVATDANIGAVAFEIGRLVSRFAPFMTTLVRDRDADGEAAS, from the coding sequence ATGACTTACGACATGACCGGTGCAGTGGCCCCCGCGGCTTCCCCCGATGCGGTCAAGGGGCAGATGACGCGCCTGCTCGACGACTTCGTGGCGGGCACGGTCGGTGTCAGCCACGCCTTGCTGGGCTCACGCGACGGCTTGAAGCAGGTGTTCTCCTCTCACATGGACCCCGACTGGGCCGACGAACTGGCCGCCACGTTCTCGGGAATGTCGGGGCTGGCCAAGGGCGTCACCGGGCCCACGGGCAAGCAGGTGCCGGCGCAGCAGATCCTGCTGGAACGGGAAGACGTCATGTTCCTCGTCACCAATGCCGGCGTCGGCAGCACGTTCCACCAGAGCGGGAAGACTGTCGCCACGGTGCTGGTCGTGCTGGTCGCCACGGACGCGAACATCGGCGCCGTCGCGTTCGAGATCGGGCGGCTGGTGTCACGGTTCGCGCCGTTCATGACCACGCTCGTCCGTGACCGGGATGCCGATGGTGAGGCTGCGTCATGA
- a CDS encoding glycine-rich domain-containing protein, with amino-acid sequence MATALETPAPAPAAGPESSPFTDPHSHITPELWNKQVALLMRDYPYDDVMATRVLGQAYAYMLTAMASRGRGQAIGPGHIVDIGVHTVILDTVAYAELCDRYNDGVFLHHVPLVGMKTDRSVVRTAHQIAAHGFEVDLPLWQADAAKCSPCHPGSDSHCPTPLAGPLLRGRARPLPVQRPGPPCG; translated from the coding sequence ATGGCTACCGCCCTGGAGACCCCCGCTCCTGCACCGGCCGCCGGACCGGAGTCGTCCCCGTTCACGGACCCGCACTCGCACATCACCCCGGAGCTGTGGAACAAACAGGTCGCGCTCCTGATGCGCGACTACCCCTACGACGACGTCATGGCCACACGCGTCCTCGGCCAGGCGTACGCGTACATGCTCACCGCCATGGCCAGCCGCGGCAGGGGACAGGCAATAGGCCCCGGTCACATCGTCGACATCGGCGTCCACACGGTCATCCTGGACACCGTGGCGTACGCCGAGCTGTGCGACCGGTACAACGATGGCGTGTTCCTGCACCACGTGCCGCTCGTCGGCATGAAGACCGACAGGTCGGTCGTGCGCACCGCGCACCAGATCGCGGCGCACGGCTTCGAGGTCGACCTCCCGCTGTGGCAGGCGGACGCCGCCAAGTGCAGTCCCTGCCACCCGGGCAGCGACAGCCACTGCCCCACACCCCTGGCGGGCCCGCTCTTGCGGGGGCGGGCCCGACCGTTGCCCGTACAGCGGCCGGGCCCGCCCTGCGGGTGA
- a CDS encoding acyl-CoA dehydrogenase family protein, producing the protein MSASSTPRAPRVLDTFLTPRHQALWEDVDAFADEEIRPRVTHMESARYVDRKVARLLAARGWFGVTVPKAYGGMQAGHVAKSILIHRLARVSAAAAAILQASLIPVAALLHFGTERQRAELLPGVADGSVLLSIAVTEPDQGGHIGGMTTTAEWDGKAWILTGTKAHIGNSQIADIHVVVARTAPPGTRTSQALTAFLVAGERRGVCANRYVGAFGLRGFGFGGLGFDRVRLPPENVLGEVGGGLAVAQSSSILYGRPNLTALSLGLHEAALDLTTRYTASRPRYQGTLCDIGVVRDRVGAMTARLHTARILTYHAVDMLDHGTDCDDQLITAKTFGHEAARDSGRDAMELHGANSLDTSGEISRVFRDMQTTYAPAGTGEVQRLRLAQAALREHRPRPAPQDETGHIPWSVRFADHLRHIEPDPTAV; encoded by the coding sequence ATGTCCGCATCCAGCACACCCCGCGCGCCCCGCGTGCTCGACACGTTCCTCACCCCCCGCCACCAGGCCCTGTGGGAGGACGTCGACGCCTTCGCCGACGAGGAGATCCGCCCCCGGGTGACCCACATGGAAAGCGCCCGCTATGTCGACCGGAAGGTGGCCCGGCTCCTGGCCGCCCGCGGCTGGTTCGGCGTCACCGTGCCCAAGGCGTACGGCGGCATGCAGGCCGGGCATGTGGCCAAGTCCATCCTCATCCACCGCCTTGCCCGGGTATCCGCCGCCGCCGCGGCGATCCTCCAGGCCAGCCTGATCCCCGTCGCCGCCCTGCTCCACTTCGGCACCGAACGACAGCGTGCGGAACTCCTCCCGGGCGTCGCCGACGGCAGCGTGCTGCTGTCGATCGCCGTCACCGAACCCGACCAGGGCGGCCACATCGGCGGCATGACCACCACAGCCGAGTGGGACGGCAAAGCGTGGATCCTCACCGGCACGAAGGCACACATCGGGAACAGCCAGATCGCCGACATCCATGTCGTGGTCGCCCGTACCGCACCGCCCGGCACCCGCACCTCCCAGGCCCTGACCGCCTTCCTCGTCGCCGGCGAGCGCAGAGGCGTCTGCGCCAACCGGTACGTCGGCGCGTTCGGCCTGCGCGGCTTCGGCTTCGGCGGGCTCGGATTCGACCGCGTACGCCTCCCCCCGGAGAACGTTCTCGGCGAGGTCGGAGGGGGCCTGGCCGTCGCCCAGTCCAGCAGCATCCTCTACGGACGGCCCAACCTCACGGCCCTCTCCCTCGGCCTGCACGAAGCGGCCCTCGACCTCACCACCCGGTACACCGCCAGCCGGCCCCGCTACCAGGGAACGCTCTGCGACATCGGCGTCGTACGCGACCGTGTCGGCGCGATGACGGCCCGCCTGCACACCGCCCGGATCCTCACCTACCACGCCGTCGACATGCTCGACCACGGCACGGACTGCGACGACCAGCTCATCACCGCCAAGACCTTCGGCCACGAAGCGGCCCGCGACTCCGGCCGGGACGCGATGGAACTGCACGGCGCGAACAGCCTCGACACCTCCGGCGAGATCTCCCGGGTCTTCCGTGACATGCAGACCACCTACGCACCCGCCGGCACCGGCGAAGTCCAGCGCCTGCGCCTGGCCCAAGCCGCCCTGCGCGAGCACAGACCCAGACCCGCCCCCCAGGACGAGACAGGGCACATTCCGTGGTCGGTGCGCTTCGCCGACCACCTGCGGCACATCGAGCCCGACCCGACAGCCGTCTGA
- a CDS encoding DUF2637 domain-containing protein: MAVAGAVVIAGIGFAGSYAAVRELALTKGFGTFAYVFPIGIDAGICVLLALDLLLTWIRIPFPLLRQTAWLLTMATIAFNGAAAWPDPLGVGMHAVIPVLFVVSVEAARHAIGRIADITADKHMEGVRLTRWLLAPLPTFLLWRRMKLWELRSYDQVIKLEQERLVYQARLHARFGRGWRRKAPVASLMPLRLARYGIPLTESAPSGLAAAGIGPVLPPPAPQSADAPASSRTPEAAPAVRNETAPAGEQRPDLDDNEPPEQPEHVQHPGPDASLWSDDLLQEGGYDPGYDLEEYTHGDEEWEWDEEPPALHTSPHQAAFSSNSPAPEAAEALRPGHSADAVPPPRNVQAPRSGQETEPNTVIPPGELTPDKKTTPPPRSLTPVDRYYLAWQDLQQQHKTEPDATELSAYLASQGILDRENQPLRAKTLARYFLQFRIYTIWAQHRAIDDHPAPDRVAKDLAQHGITAQYKQPIHTHDLEKHHSNFERRWQALHRQGTF, from the coding sequence CCTCACGAAGGGCTTCGGCACCTTCGCGTACGTCTTCCCGATCGGCATCGACGCGGGCATCTGCGTCCTGCTCGCCCTGGACCTCCTCCTCACCTGGATCCGGATCCCGTTCCCGCTCCTGCGCCAGACGGCATGGCTGCTGACCATGGCGACGATCGCGTTCAACGGCGCGGCGGCCTGGCCCGACCCGCTGGGCGTGGGCATGCACGCCGTCATCCCGGTGCTGTTCGTGGTCTCGGTGGAGGCCGCCCGGCACGCCATCGGCCGCATCGCGGACATCACCGCCGACAAGCACATGGAAGGCGTCCGCCTCACCCGCTGGCTCCTGGCCCCCCTCCCCACGTTCCTCCTCTGGCGCCGCATGAAGCTGTGGGAACTGCGCTCCTACGACCAGGTCATCAAGCTGGAGCAGGAACGTCTCGTCTACCAGGCCCGCCTCCACGCCCGCTTCGGCCGCGGCTGGCGCCGCAAGGCCCCGGTGGCATCCCTGATGCCCCTGCGCCTGGCCCGCTACGGCATCCCCCTCACAGAGAGCGCCCCCTCGGGCCTCGCCGCGGCGGGCATCGGGCCCGTACTGCCGCCCCCCGCCCCGCAGTCGGCAGACGCGCCCGCGAGCAGTCGGACCCCCGAGGCGGCACCGGCCGTACGCAACGAGACGGCACCTGCCGGCGAACAGCGTCCAGACCTGGATGACAACGAACCCCCCGAGCAGCCGGAACATGTTCAACACCCGGGGCCGGACGCAAGCCTGTGGTCCGACGATCTGCTACAAGAGGGCGGCTACGACCCCGGATACGACCTGGAGGAGTACACCCACGGAGACGAGGAATGGGAGTGGGATGAAGAACCGCCTGCCCTGCACACCTCTCCGCATCAAGCGGCTTTCAGCTCCAATTCCCCGGCCCCGGAAGCCGCAGAAGCACTCCGCCCCGGACACTCCGCAGACGCCGTGCCTCCTCCGCGAAATGTGCAGGCCCCGCGTTCCGGCCAGGAAACAGAACCCAACACCGTGATTCCGCCGGGCGAGTTGACGCCTGATAAGAAGACAACACCCCCTCCGCGCAGCCTCACGCCTGTCGACCGCTACTACCTGGCCTGGCAGGACCTCCAGCAACAGCACAAGACAGAGCCAGACGCGACCGAGCTGTCGGCGTATCTCGCCAGCCAGGGGATCCTGGACCGCGAAAACCAGCCCCTCAGAGCAAAGACACTGGCCCGCTACTTCCTTCAGTTCCGGATCTACACCATCTGGGCCCAGCACCGAGCCATCGATGACCATCCAGCCCCCGACCGCGTCGCCAAGGACCTCGCGCAGCACGGCATCACAGCGCAGTACAAACAGCCCATCCACACACACGACCTCGAAAAACACCACAGCAACTTCGAACGCCGCTGGCAAGCCCTCCACCGTCAAGGAACGTTCTGA
- a CDS encoding 2'-5' RNA ligase family protein — MTTQPETMRNHWWWRPGWTVGRRFYTWHLTFEGQDDVHRLAAEYRSALAPLGDTLTAIPDQWLHLTMQGIGFVGDTKEQDVHSIVDAAHTRLAAVPAFDVQIGPAVLDSEAVLLHVHPDGPARAVRNAIRKAIGDVLGEVPEKAEGFTPHVSVAYSAGDGPAEPVARILADLNLTPAQARITTAELILIHRDNQMYEWESFAKVPLG; from the coding sequence ATGACGACTCAACCCGAGACCATGCGGAACCACTGGTGGTGGCGGCCGGGCTGGACCGTGGGCCGCCGTTTCTATACCTGGCACCTAACATTCGAAGGCCAGGACGACGTGCACCGGCTCGCCGCCGAGTACCGTTCCGCACTCGCACCTCTCGGAGACACTCTGACCGCAATCCCCGACCAATGGCTGCACCTGACGATGCAAGGCATCGGCTTCGTCGGTGACACCAAGGAGCAGGATGTCCACAGCATCGTGGATGCAGCCCACACTCGTCTGGCCGCCGTTCCGGCTTTCGACGTCCAGATCGGGCCAGCGGTACTGGACTCCGAGGCAGTGCTCCTGCATGTCCACCCCGACGGCCCTGCCCGAGCTGTCAGAAACGCCATCCGAAAAGCCATCGGGGACGTTCTCGGTGAGGTCCCCGAGAAGGCTGAGGGCTTCACACCACATGTCTCGGTGGCCTACAGCGCCGGAGACGGGCCCGCTGAGCCGGTCGCGCGGATTCTCGCTGACCTCAACCTCACGCCGGCGCAGGCTCGCATCACCACCGCAGAGCTCATCCTGATCCACCGAGACAATCAGATGTACGAGTGGGAATCCTTTGCGAAGGTTCCTCTGGGCTGA
- a CDS encoding GAF domain-containing protein, which yields MTSTPSHPSPAPHVPALHAVHHRIETFTDDPQTEAAQMATRLTRFEQLGIGTEGVEVLDEIAHDMGERADFLYAMVNAFGAQQTFLGLRNPPRDAGYPIVGRTMSRSHGWCPEVVRRKLSLPLPNVAASPRFASNLVVDAIGIQSYFGSPVIDAHTGLALLTVCIIDPEPRTLHDARRVLAIVKDTARTAADTLQIVTPPAP from the coding sequence ATGACCTCCACCCCCAGCCACCCGAGCCCCGCTCCGCACGTCCCGGCGCTCCACGCCGTGCACCACCGGATCGAGACCTTCACCGACGACCCGCAGACCGAAGCCGCCCAGATGGCCACCCGCCTGACCAGGTTCGAGCAGCTGGGCATCGGGACGGAGGGCGTCGAGGTACTGGACGAGATCGCCCACGACATGGGCGAGCGTGCCGACTTCCTCTACGCCATGGTGAACGCGTTCGGCGCGCAGCAGACCTTTCTCGGCCTGCGCAACCCGCCCCGCGACGCCGGCTATCCCATCGTGGGCCGCACCATGAGCCGCAGTCACGGATGGTGCCCCGAGGTCGTCCGGCGCAAGCTGTCGCTGCCTCTGCCGAATGTGGCCGCCTCCCCGCGGTTCGCCAGCAACCTCGTCGTCGACGCCATCGGCATCCAGAGCTACTTCGGCAGCCCCGTCATCGACGCGCACACCGGCCTCGCCCTGCTCACGGTCTGCATCATCGACCCCGAACCGCGCACCCTCCATGACGCGAGACGGGTCCTGGCCATCGTCAAGGACACCGCGCGCACCGCAGCCGACACGCTCCAGATCGTCACCCCGCCTGCCCCCTGA
- a CDS encoding sensor histidine kinase, which yields MDRYLLDEVAGVLVAPLVCIVGVWSVSVLAAWGFRFTFTQFASALGGGVLIAALVGVIRVQAVAASLQGHRDAEFQRVAEAAHAAEQTMVWTAHELCRGARPPLPEDPQAAGGDMLDKVIELIGNLKTQGAGSLIRVHDESQAAVLVEMHRTLSRRQHSLIGEMLENLSGLQNATEDPELLDWSFKIDHLAMRLRRMVESVSVVLGSQYLREMRAPVEVVTVLRGTKSEVVRYPRVKIAVGEVGDAFALPAHVHPDVAHLLAELIDNGLEHSDPATHVVVRAQQVAHGLLVEVEDKATLLMEPEQREMLNRLLAHPGQADVAGQVRAGRLGLITSAKIAEKYGLSVWLTMNPMGGTTAHVLVPARYLVPVTPAVAAVTISAAPEPVAASQPERTGAVEQFVRPAQGSPPVNAGGAGDTAPLPKRRRVRRPVAGTAAQAEVPAQAANPRAGGDWRTGLRAGLGAEPAPGAPPISQP from the coding sequence GTGGATCGCTACCTCCTCGATGAGGTCGCCGGTGTGCTGGTCGCGCCGCTGGTGTGCATCGTTGGCGTGTGGAGCGTGTCCGTTCTGGCCGCGTGGGGGTTCCGGTTCACGTTCACCCAGTTTGCGAGCGCTCTGGGTGGCGGCGTGCTCATCGCGGCGCTCGTCGGCGTCATCCGGGTACAGGCGGTGGCGGCCTCTCTCCAGGGCCATCGCGACGCCGAGTTCCAGCGGGTCGCGGAGGCCGCGCATGCCGCTGAGCAGACCATGGTCTGGACGGCACATGAGCTGTGCCGGGGTGCCCGGCCCCCGCTCCCGGAGGATCCGCAGGCGGCGGGCGGCGACATGCTCGACAAGGTCATCGAGCTGATCGGGAACCTGAAGACGCAGGGGGCGGGCTCCCTGATACGGGTGCATGACGAGTCTCAGGCGGCGGTGCTGGTGGAGATGCATCGGACTTTGTCCCGGCGCCAGCACAGTCTGATCGGCGAGATGCTGGAGAATCTGAGCGGCCTGCAGAACGCGACCGAGGACCCGGAACTCCTTGACTGGAGCTTCAAGATCGACCATCTCGCGATGCGGCTGCGCCGCATGGTGGAGAGCGTCTCCGTGGTGCTGGGCAGTCAGTACCTTCGCGAGATGCGCGCTCCCGTCGAGGTCGTCACGGTGCTGCGCGGCACGAAGTCCGAGGTGGTCAGGTATCCGCGCGTCAAGATCGCGGTGGGTGAAGTCGGTGACGCGTTCGCGCTGCCGGCGCATGTGCATCCCGATGTGGCGCATCTGCTCGCCGAGCTGATCGACAACGGTCTGGAGCACTCCGATCCGGCGACCCATGTCGTCGTCCGTGCGCAGCAGGTGGCGCACGGTCTGCTGGTCGAGGTCGAGGACAAGGCGACTTTGCTGATGGAGCCGGAGCAGCGGGAGATGCTGAATCGTCTCCTGGCGCACCCCGGGCAGGCGGATGTCGCGGGCCAGGTCCGGGCGGGGCGCCTGGGTCTGATCACCAGTGCGAAGATTGCCGAGAAGTACGGCCTGTCGGTGTGGCTGACGATGAACCCGATGGGCGGGACCACCGCCCACGTCTTGGTTCCGGCCCGCTACCTCGTCCCGGTCACCCCTGCTGTCGCCGCCGTCACGATCTCTGCGGCGCCGGAGCCGGTTGCCGCTTCGCAGCCCGAGCGGACGGGCGCCGTAGAGCAGTTCGTCCGTCCGGCGCAGGGCAGCCCTCCCGTGAACGCGGGCGGCGCAGGCGATACGGCTCCGTTGCCGAAGCGCAGGCGTGTGCGCAGACCCGTTGCCGGCACCGCTGCGCAGGCTGAAGTGCCGGCCCAGGCCGCGAATCCCCGTGCCGGGGGCGACTGGCGGACGGGCCTGCGCGCCGGGCTGGGCGCCGAGCCCGCCCCTGGCGCGCCCCCGATCAGCCAGCCCTGA
- a CDS encoding XRE family transcriptional regulator has protein sequence MAEAFSCRVADLLDLEDRHALPKGDLHLLAHRPTTVETPALSSAVPPPAPTGTDLVRLAADESATWAQWAEATNVGDIALEQLMAEARALASDYLTSEPIALFVRTRALRDRVFALLEGHQYPRQSTDLYVAAGYLCGLLAWMSSDLGQLRDADTQGRTAWLCAELGGHNDLRAWVLSTRSKVAFWDGRLREAINFARHGATYRTTGSVAVLLACQEADAWSELGAQDKALAALFHAEQARAAMSGGDEIGGIFACQPARQENYAAAVQLRIGRPADALRSADNALALLAVQPVRAYGTEAQIHISRAAAHLANGEADGALEALVPVLALPPDHRLEPVTRRLNELCVSIGHPRTSGTAAVGLRQALEEFCVDSAPRHLALSPGEGSA, from the coding sequence ATGGCAGAAGCCTTCTCGTGCCGCGTGGCGGACTTGTTGGACCTGGAGGACCGGCACGCGCTCCCCAAAGGGGACTTACACCTGCTCGCCCATCGTCCAACAACCGTCGAGACGCCGGCCCTGTCGTCTGCCGTTCCCCCGCCTGCGCCGACCGGGACCGACCTCGTCCGTCTCGCCGCCGATGAGTCCGCCACGTGGGCGCAATGGGCGGAGGCCACAAACGTCGGCGACATCGCCCTTGAGCAACTGATGGCCGAAGCACGGGCGCTCGCCTCGGACTACCTCACGTCCGAGCCCATCGCGCTCTTCGTCCGAACCCGAGCATTACGCGATCGCGTCTTCGCTCTCCTCGAAGGCCACCAGTACCCCCGCCAGTCGACTGACCTGTACGTCGCGGCCGGTTACCTCTGCGGGCTCCTGGCATGGATGTCCTCCGACTTGGGACAGTTGCGCGATGCGGATACTCAAGGCCGCACGGCGTGGCTGTGCGCTGAGCTCGGAGGGCACAACGACCTACGCGCTTGGGTGCTTTCGACGCGCTCGAAGGTGGCCTTCTGGGACGGACGCCTACGGGAAGCGATCAACTTCGCCCGTCACGGCGCCACCTACCGCACAACTGGCTCGGTGGCAGTGCTCCTCGCCTGCCAGGAAGCTGATGCCTGGTCCGAACTGGGTGCCCAGGACAAGGCCTTGGCGGCGCTTTTCCATGCCGAACAGGCGCGCGCCGCTATGAGCGGCGGAGACGAGATCGGGGGCATCTTCGCCTGTCAGCCCGCACGGCAGGAGAACTATGCCGCCGCCGTCCAGCTGCGTATCGGGCGCCCCGCCGATGCCCTGAGATCCGCAGACAACGCCCTCGCACTCTTGGCTGTACAGCCAGTTAGGGCGTACGGCACCGAGGCGCAGATCCACATCAGCCGAGCCGCGGCCCACCTCGCGAATGGCGAAGCCGACGGCGCCCTCGAAGCCCTCGTACCTGTCCTCGCACTTCCGCCGGACCACCGCCTGGAGCCCGTCACCCGCCGGCTCAATGAACTGTGCGTGAGTATCGGGCACCCCCGCACCAGCGGCACCGCTGCTGTCGGGCTGCGTCAAGCTCTCGAAGAGTTCTGCGTGGACTCCGCTCCACGGCATCTGGCACTCTCGCCAGGGGAAGGCTCTGCCTGA
- a CDS encoding nucleoside triphosphate pyrophosphohydrolase: protein MEPYSRHGKLVRDRIPQIIREAGAEPVTYTAGREEHRSRLRDKLGEEVAEFLGADKDSAPEELADVLEVVRALAADLGVGADQMEKIRETKASERGGFADRIVWTGNR from the coding sequence GTGGAGCCTTACAGCAGGCACGGCAAGTTGGTGCGGGACCGGATTCCGCAGATCATCCGGGAAGCCGGGGCCGAGCCGGTCACCTATACAGCTGGCCGGGAGGAACACCGCAGTCGGCTGAGGGACAAGCTCGGCGAGGAGGTCGCCGAGTTCCTTGGGGCGGATAAGGACTCGGCGCCGGAGGAACTCGCGGACGTGCTGGAGGTCGTGCGCGCGCTCGCTGCGGACCTGGGGGTCGGCGCGGATCAGATGGAGAAGATCCGTGAGACCAAGGCGAGTGAGCGGGGCGGCTTCGCCGACCGGATCGTTTGGACGGGCAACCGCTGA
- a CDS encoding DUF742 domain-containing protein: protein MTSRPPQEPLPRAGDDTSGIVRLYTLTDGRTRPRHHLNLQTVLGPGRRQPAPGLSPESAQIIGLCRQRRRPLAEVAGTTGVHVTAVKILVSDLIDAGALMVPVPQTPGDRSDLQLLESLSAFLKTKFPDAVAKAG from the coding sequence ATGACCTCCCGGCCACCACAGGAGCCCTTACCCAGGGCTGGAGACGACACGTCGGGCATCGTCCGGCTCTACACGCTGACCGACGGCCGCACCCGTCCCCGACACCACCTGAACCTCCAGACCGTGCTCGGACCCGGCCGCCGTCAGCCCGCTCCCGGGCTCTCGCCGGAAAGCGCCCAGATCATCGGACTGTGCCGCCAACGGCGGCGTCCCCTCGCGGAAGTGGCCGGCACCACCGGTGTGCACGTCACCGCGGTGAAGATTCTCGTCTCCGACCTGATCGATGCGGGCGCCCTGATGGTGCCCGTCCCGCAGACGCCGGGCGACCGCTCCGACCTTCAGCTCCTGGAATCCCTCAGCGCCTTCCTCAAGACCAAGTTCCCCGACGCGGTAGCGAAGGCCGGGTGA
- a CDS encoding class I SAM-dependent methyltransferase — protein MTLSPSSTAAADSPHAIVDRFHWDWYQRAEPGPELLRDLTDKAVVELGAGSGRQAAYLAHTHQPARVVAVDHDPAQHARGRERFGNISRLDLVHADAATYMAQHPGAFDVAYCVFGALDFTDPHTLLPAIAEGLRPGGLLVFSTLAHHRNGHPPATEPRPAEISTRRPDGTPATMLRWVLDTPVWHKLCDEHGFDTTHTDAIHDPGSANEPPIATSVFRAVRRRTA, from the coding sequence GTGACGCTCTCCCCGTCCTCAACGGCCGCCGCAGACAGCCCGCACGCCATCGTGGACCGCTTCCACTGGGACTGGTACCAGCGCGCGGAACCCGGTCCGGAACTCCTCCGCGACCTCACGGACAAGGCCGTGGTGGAACTCGGCGCCGGCTCCGGGCGACAGGCCGCCTACCTCGCCCACACCCACCAGCCCGCCCGCGTGGTGGCCGTCGACCACGACCCCGCCCAGCACGCTCGCGGCCGTGAACGCTTCGGGAACATCTCCCGCCTCGACCTGGTCCATGCCGACGCAGCCACGTACATGGCCCAGCACCCCGGCGCGTTCGATGTCGCGTACTGCGTCTTCGGCGCCCTGGATTTCACCGACCCCCACACCCTGCTGCCGGCGATCGCCGAAGGACTGCGGCCCGGCGGACTGCTCGTCTTCTCCACCCTCGCGCACCACCGCAACGGCCACCCTCCCGCGACGGAGCCCCGGCCCGCCGAGATCTCCACCCGCCGGCCGGACGGCACACCGGCCACCATGCTGCGCTGGGTCCTCGACACCCCGGTATGGCACAAGCTCTGCGACGAACACGGCTTCGACACCACCCACACCGACGCCATCCACGACCCGGGCAGTGCGAACGAACCACCCATCGCCACAAGCGTGTTCCGTGCCGTACGACGAAGAACAGCCTAA
- a CDS encoding ATP-binding protein — protein sequence MPSRVRLIIRAGLKYWRLPDLTESAELLATELVTNAFKHGCGDVGVRLYLTASHLLIEVRDGSHDLPVLGNAALDDEDGRGLFLVASIADDWGVSLDGTTTWCSLPF from the coding sequence GTGCCATCTCGGGTACGCCTCATCATCCGGGCCGGGCTGAAGTACTGGCGCCTGCCCGACCTCACTGAGTCTGCCGAGCTACTGGCTACCGAACTGGTCACCAACGCGTTCAAGCACGGCTGCGGTGATGTCGGGGTACGCCTGTACCTCACGGCTAGTCACCTCCTGATCGAGGTGAGGGATGGGTCTCACGACCTTCCCGTGCTGGGCAACGCCGCTCTCGACGATGAGGACGGCCGTGGCCTGTTCCTCGTTGCCTCCATCGCCGACGACTGGGGCGTCAGCCTCGACGGTACGACGACCTGGTGCTCCCTCCCCTTCTGA